A part of Xenopus tropicalis strain Nigerian chromosome 4, UCB_Xtro_10.0, whole genome shotgun sequence genomic DNA contains:
- the LOC101731664 gene encoding synaptotagmin-13: MLPVPMSIYKRTELVHPLAPENEYVEKFSQSLNHIPKLRYSLGYDHQKRELCVSLLEAVGCPLTKEEEPGSHRYIGGTLTSNGGQTEAQTSLMNRTPHTVWDEALLFPLSEEERVEAELTLTLRHCDRYSRHQVAGEITLSLANLGVPFGAARWVGL, translated from the exons ATGCTGCCCGTACCG ATGAGTATATACAAGCGCACTGAGCTGGTTCACCCTCTGGCCCCTGAGAATGAATATGTGGAGAAGTTCAGCCAAAGCCTCAACCACATCCCAAAGCTGCGCTACTCCCTGGGGTACGACCACCAGAAGAGAGAACTGTGTGTGTCTCTCCTAGAAG CTGTTGGTTGCCCACTTACCAAGGAGGAGGAGCCTGGGAGTCACCGCTACATTGGGGGCACTCTCACCAGCAATGGTGGGCAAACAGAAGCCCAGACCTCGCTGATGAATAGGACCCCACATACAGTTTGGGACGAGGCTCTGCTGTTCCCCTTATCAGAGGAGGAACGAGTAGAGGCTGAGCTAACACTCACCTTGAGGCACTGTGACCGCTACTCCAGGCACCAGGTAGCCGGGGAAATCACCCTGAGTCTGGCTAATCTAGGGGTTCCCTTTGGAGCAGCTCGGTGGGTGGGACTTTAG